The proteins below come from a single Pleuronectes platessa chromosome 3, fPlePla1.1, whole genome shotgun sequence genomic window:
- the hap1 gene encoding trafficking kinesin-binding protein 1 isoform X2: MDGDAEGSFSAVTMEVWSSSASEEEEEDKSTSSLVDEVVHEKICLNSNNNNNNNNNKDGLCREVSQVLCSDRVGQVTKTYHDIKAVTHLLEEKERDLELAARIGQSLLKQNQELTTRNEILDEQLETAKEEIAQLRHELSMRDDLLQFYASTEETENAESLSPIKRNESCSSLTNFVHYDFLQQKLKVLEEDNRKLRLEAHELTTETTNYEEQEQELMMVCVEELSSVNKQVVDLSDELARKVEDTLRQQEEISSLLAQIVDLQARCKGLSHENEGLNQQLSASRESQIKLKSELKDLQDKYSECGDMLHEAREDIKNLRNKSVPNSTVQRYTALASVLPMDSLAAEIEGTFRKGLDTPAPSEYKNHPWRVFETVKVVNKVGKLRSLCQSPALPGSSPVSARSSHTSTPRTSYYGSDNASFTLEEKHSSTPAQKEDNSVVGPKRLGQPGTPGGQDLEAALRSLSARQQSHSSERPFFEVERERKLRALEANCEDGEVSSGFLTPNSLGSSPATSTGTNYSNGSSRPSCGSSAGSRSYLPDRLQIVKPLEGSVTLHQWQQLAKPNLGGILHPRPGVLTKDFRELEVDIQHVYSLNDLEEDEPDLSQLSGAHAMASPPGPNLPQTSPPHTITTRQVLQPSLLIPSLSASGRKRLSRLFLQL; encoded by the exons ATGGACGGAGACGCAGAGGGAAGTTTCTCTGCGGTCACAATGGAGGTGTGGAGCTCCTCTgcctctgaggaggaggaagaggacaagaGCACGTCCAGTCTTGTGGATGAAGTAGTGCACGAGAAGATTTGCctgaacagcaacaacaataacaataataacaacaacaaagacgGTCTTTGCAGGGAGGTGTCACAAG TGCTGTGCTCAGACAGAGTGGGCCAGGTCACCAAGACGTATCATGACATTAAGGCGGTCACCCACCTGCTGGAGGAG AAAGAGCGGGATCTGGAGTTAGCGGCACGTATCGgtcagtctctcctgaagcaaAACCAAGAACTAACGACACGCAATGAAATACTGGATGAACAGCTTGAAACTGCAAAGGAGGAG ATTGCACAACTCCGTCACGAGCTCTCGATGCGGGACGACCTCCTTCAATTCTACGCGAGCACTGAAGAGACTGAGAACGCGGAGTCGCTCTCACC gatTAAAAGGAATGAATCGTGCAGTTCTCTCACCAACTTTGTCCACTACGACTTCCTGcagcagaaactgaaagttttaGAAGAGGATAACCGGAAACTAAGATTAGAG GCTCATGAGCTCACTACAGAGACGACCAACTACGAGGAGCAAGAGCAGGAGCTGATGATGGTGTGCGTGGAGGAGCTCT CATCTGTCAACAAGCAGGTGGTTGACCTCTCAGATGAGCTGGCACGGAAAGTAGAGGACACTCTCAGACAGCAGGAGGAGATCAGCTCCCTGCTCGCTCAGATTGTGGACCTGCAAGCCCGCTGCAAAGGg CTCTCCCATGAGAACGAGGGCCTGAACCAGCAGCTGAGTGCCTCCCGTGAGAGTCAGATCAAACTTAAATCAGAG CTCAAGGACCTGCAGGACAAGTACTCTGAGTGTGGCGACATGCTCCACGAGGCCCGAGAGGACATTAAAAACCTGCGGAACAAGAGCGTGCCCAACAGCACGGTGCAGCGCTACACCGCACTGGCCTCTGTCCTGCCAATGGACTCACTGGCAGCTGAGATAGAGGGCACTTTCCGCAAAGGCCTGGACACCCCGGCTCCGTCAGAATACAA GAACCACCCGTGGCGTGTGTTTGAAACAGTGAAGGTGGTGAACAAGGTGGGGAAGCTGCGGTCTCTGTGCCAGTCTCCGGCCCTCCCAGGCTCCAGCCCGGTGTCGGCTCGCTCCAGTCATACCAGCACCCCCCGAACGAGCTACTATGGCTCTGATAATGCCAGCTTCACCCTGGAAGAGAAACACAGCTCCACTCCAGCTCAGAAAGAGgacaacag TGTTGTTGGGCCAAAGCGTCTGGGCCAGCCGGGCACCCCAGGGGGCCAGGACCTGGAAGCAGCTTTGCGCAGCCTGTCGGCCCGCCAACAGAGCCACTCCTCCGAGCGGCCTTTCTTCGAAGTGGAGCGTGAGCGTAAACTCCGTGCCTTGGAAGCAAACTGCGAGGACGGCGAGGTCTCCAGTGGCTTTCTGACGCCAAACAGCCTGGGGTCCAGCCCGGCCACATCGACAGGCACCAACTACTCCAACGGCAGCTCACGGCCCTCCTGTGGCTCCTCGGCAGGATCCAGGTCTTACCTGCCAGACCGCCTGCAGATCGTCAAACCTCTGGAAG GCTCTGTGACTCTGCATCAGTGGCAGCAGCTGGCCAAACCAAACCTGGGCGGCATCCTGCATCCGCGTCCGGGCGTCCTGACCAAAGACTTCAGGGAGCTCGAGGTGGACATACAGCACGTCTACAGCCTGAACGACCTGGAGGAGGATGAACCCGACCTGTCACAGCTCTCAGGAGCGCACGCCATgg CCTCTCCACCTGGTCCCAACCTCCCTCAGACCTCTCCCCCACATACCATTACCACCCGCCAAGTCCTCCAaccctccctcctcatcccctCCTTGTCTGCTAG TGGCAGAAAACGTCTGTCGAGGCTCTTTCTCCAGCTCTAG
- the hap1 gene encoding trafficking kinesin-binding protein 1 isoform X1, whose protein sequence is MDGDAEGSFSAVTMEVWSSSASEEEEEDKSTSSLVDEVVHEKICLNSNNNNNNNNNKDGLCREVSQVLCSDRVGQVTKTYHDIKAVTHLLEEKERDLELAARIGQSLLKQNQELTTRNEILDEQLETAKEEIAQLRHELSMRDDLLQFYASTEETENAESLSPIKRNESCSSLTNFVHYDFLQQKLKVLEEDNRKLRLEAHELTTETTNYEEQEQELMMVCVEELSSVNKQVVDLSDELARKVEDTLRQQEEISSLLAQIVDLQARCKGLSHENEGLNQQLSASRESQIKLKSELKDLQDKYSECGDMLHEAREDIKNLRNKSVPNSTVQRYTALASVLPMDSLAAEIEGTFRKGLDTPAPSEYKNHPWRVFETVKVVNKVGKLRSLCQSPALPGSSPVSARSSHTSTPRTSYYGSDNASFTLEEKHSSTPAQKEDNSVVGPKRLGQPGTPGGQDLEAALRSLSARQQSHSSERPFFEVERERKLRALEANCEDGEVSSGFLTPNSLGSSPATSTGTNYSNGSSRPSCGSSAGSRSYLPDRLQIVKPLEGSVTLHQWQQLAKPNLGGILHPRPGVLTKDFRELEVDIQHVYSLNDLEEDEPDLSQLSGAHAMASPPGPNLPQTSPPHTITTRQVLQPSLLIPSLSASLHSFGLPPCRSSEHVSTSSPALQQHFGLRGRSSTAPPGTTANLTTSSPGLLQLLKERGISAAPYPHHLLRNSYNTEPPFTAKDKGGGSSSDKEAGRTFFSLNLVGKLQRLGLHRVAAWGTMGRSNKEREAARPPLNV, encoded by the exons ATGGACGGAGACGCAGAGGGAAGTTTCTCTGCGGTCACAATGGAGGTGTGGAGCTCCTCTgcctctgaggaggaggaagaggacaagaGCACGTCCAGTCTTGTGGATGAAGTAGTGCACGAGAAGATTTGCctgaacagcaacaacaataacaataataacaacaacaaagacgGTCTTTGCAGGGAGGTGTCACAAG TGCTGTGCTCAGACAGAGTGGGCCAGGTCACCAAGACGTATCATGACATTAAGGCGGTCACCCACCTGCTGGAGGAG AAAGAGCGGGATCTGGAGTTAGCGGCACGTATCGgtcagtctctcctgaagcaaAACCAAGAACTAACGACACGCAATGAAATACTGGATGAACAGCTTGAAACTGCAAAGGAGGAG ATTGCACAACTCCGTCACGAGCTCTCGATGCGGGACGACCTCCTTCAATTCTACGCGAGCACTGAAGAGACTGAGAACGCGGAGTCGCTCTCACC gatTAAAAGGAATGAATCGTGCAGTTCTCTCACCAACTTTGTCCACTACGACTTCCTGcagcagaaactgaaagttttaGAAGAGGATAACCGGAAACTAAGATTAGAG GCTCATGAGCTCACTACAGAGACGACCAACTACGAGGAGCAAGAGCAGGAGCTGATGATGGTGTGCGTGGAGGAGCTCT CATCTGTCAACAAGCAGGTGGTTGACCTCTCAGATGAGCTGGCACGGAAAGTAGAGGACACTCTCAGACAGCAGGAGGAGATCAGCTCCCTGCTCGCTCAGATTGTGGACCTGCAAGCCCGCTGCAAAGGg CTCTCCCATGAGAACGAGGGCCTGAACCAGCAGCTGAGTGCCTCCCGTGAGAGTCAGATCAAACTTAAATCAGAG CTCAAGGACCTGCAGGACAAGTACTCTGAGTGTGGCGACATGCTCCACGAGGCCCGAGAGGACATTAAAAACCTGCGGAACAAGAGCGTGCCCAACAGCACGGTGCAGCGCTACACCGCACTGGCCTCTGTCCTGCCAATGGACTCACTGGCAGCTGAGATAGAGGGCACTTTCCGCAAAGGCCTGGACACCCCGGCTCCGTCAGAATACAA GAACCACCCGTGGCGTGTGTTTGAAACAGTGAAGGTGGTGAACAAGGTGGGGAAGCTGCGGTCTCTGTGCCAGTCTCCGGCCCTCCCAGGCTCCAGCCCGGTGTCGGCTCGCTCCAGTCATACCAGCACCCCCCGAACGAGCTACTATGGCTCTGATAATGCCAGCTTCACCCTGGAAGAGAAACACAGCTCCACTCCAGCTCAGAAAGAGgacaacag TGTTGTTGGGCCAAAGCGTCTGGGCCAGCCGGGCACCCCAGGGGGCCAGGACCTGGAAGCAGCTTTGCGCAGCCTGTCGGCCCGCCAACAGAGCCACTCCTCCGAGCGGCCTTTCTTCGAAGTGGAGCGTGAGCGTAAACTCCGTGCCTTGGAAGCAAACTGCGAGGACGGCGAGGTCTCCAGTGGCTTTCTGACGCCAAACAGCCTGGGGTCCAGCCCGGCCACATCGACAGGCACCAACTACTCCAACGGCAGCTCACGGCCCTCCTGTGGCTCCTCGGCAGGATCCAGGTCTTACCTGCCAGACCGCCTGCAGATCGTCAAACCTCTGGAAG GCTCTGTGACTCTGCATCAGTGGCAGCAGCTGGCCAAACCAAACCTGGGCGGCATCCTGCATCCGCGTCCGGGCGTCCTGACCAAAGACTTCAGGGAGCTCGAGGTGGACATACAGCACGTCTACAGCCTGAACGACCTGGAGGAGGATGAACCCGACCTGTCACAGCTCTCAGGAGCGCACGCCATgg CCTCTCCACCTGGTCCCAACCTCCCTCAGACCTCTCCCCCACATACCATTACCACCCGCCAAGTCCTCCAaccctccctcctcatcccctCCTTGTCTGCTAG CCTTCACTCTTTCGGCCTGCCACCTTGTCGGAGCTCTGAGCACGTGAGCACTTCATCTCCTGCCCTCCAGCAGCACTTTGGCCTACGAGGCCGGAGCAGCACCGCCCCCCCCGGCACCACTGCAAACCTAACCACCTCATCACCGGgactcctgcagctgctgaaagAGCGCGGCATCTCAGCCGCTCCTTatccccaccacctcctgcgcAACAGCTACAATACAGAACCTCCATTCACAGCAAAAGACAAGGGTGGAGGCTCGTCATCGGACAAGGAAgcaggaaggacatttttcagcTTGAACCTCGTGGGGAAGCTTCAGAGGCTGGGGCTGCACAGGGTGGCAGCCTGGGGGACGATGGGCCGCAGTAACAAGGAGAGAGAAGCAGCGAGGCCTCCACTGAACGTCTGA